Proteins found in one Triticum aestivum cultivar Chinese Spring chromosome 4D, IWGSC CS RefSeq v2.1, whole genome shotgun sequence genomic segment:
- the LOC123098046 gene encoding V-type proton ATPase subunit a3 — MARSGGGCCPSMDLMRSEAMQLLQVIIPTESAHLAVSHLGDLGLIQFKDLNADKSPFQRTYAAQIKRCAEMARKLRFFKEQMSKAGILVSPMQSTETPLDFDDMEVKLGELEAELTEVNANDEKLQRAHNELLEYSTVLQKAGEFFYSAQRSAAAQHRQMEANQSGETSLESPLLEQDMLTDASKQVKLGSLSGLVPKEKAMAFERILFRATRGNILLRQESVDEPVTDPQSGEKVYKNTFVVFYSGERAKAKILKICDAFRANRYPFPEDLAKQTHTVQEVSGKISELKATIDMGLAHRDSILKTIASEFEHWNHLAKKEKSIYHTLNMLSVDVTKKCLVGEGWSPVFAANQIQDALQRATLESKSQVGSIFQVLNTKESPPTYFQTNKFTSAFQEIVDAYGVAKYQEANPGVYTIITFPFLFAVMFGDWGHGICILLATLYLIIREKKFASQKLGDIMEMMFGGRYIIMMMSIFSIYTGLIYNEFFSVPFELFAKSAYACRDSSCSDSTTEGLIKVRDTYPFGVDPVWHGSRSELPFLNSLKMKMSILLGVSQMNLGIFMSYFNAKFFRNSVNIWYQFVPQLIFLNSLFGYLSMLIIIKWCTGSKADLYHVMIYMFLSPTDDMGENQLFPGQKTLQQVLLLLALVSVPWMLIPKPFFLKWEHERRHQGHQYAMLEGADESVVAELGEHNEESNHHEEFEFSEIFVHQLIHTIEFVLGAVSNTASYLRLWALSLAHSELSTVFYDKVLLLTLGYNNIFILAIGVVVFICATVGVLLVMETLSAFLHALRLHWVEFQNKFYEGDGYKFAPFSFALISEDEE, encoded by the exons ATGGCGCGCAGCGGAGGGGGCTGCTGCCCCTCCATGGATCTGATGCGGTCGGAGGCGATGCAGCTCCTGCAGGTCATCATCCCCACCGAGTCCGCGCACCTCGCCGTCTCCCACCTCGGCGATCTGGGCCTCATCCAGTTCAAAGAC CTCAACGCAGACAAGAGCCCGTTTCAACGCACCTATGCTGCCCAg ATCAAAAGGTGTGCCGAAATGGCCCGCAAGCTGCGATTTTTTAAGGAACAAATGTCGAAAGCTGGAATACTAGTTTCTCCTATGCAATCAACCGAAACTCCTCTGGATTTTGATGACATGGAG GTAAAGCTTGGAGAACTGGAAGCTGAACTAACTGAAGTAAATGCAAACGATGAAAAATTACAACGGGCCCACAATGAGCTACTGGAGTACAGTACTGTTCTTCAAAAG GCTGGTGAGTTTTTCTATTCAGCTCAAAGAAGCGCTGCAGCACAACACAGGCAAATGGAAGCAAATCAGTCTGGTGAGACTTCCCTGGAGAGTCCTCTGTTGGAGCAG GATATGTTAACAGATGCATCGAAACAAGTGAAACTTGGCTCTTTGAGTGGTCTTGTGCCAAAGGAAAAGGCCATGGCTTTTGAACGTATCTTATTCCGTGCCACAAGGGGCAACATTTTGCTCAGACAGGAGTCTGTTGATGAACCTGTCACTGATCCGCAATCCGGAGAAAAG GTGTACAAAAATACATTTGTCGTATTCTACTCTGGGGAGAGGGCAAAGGCCAAAATTCTGAAGATATGTGATGCTTTTCGTGCAAACCGTTACCCTTTTCCTGAAGACCTTGCTAAACAAACACATACTGTTCAGGAG GTATCTGGAAAGATATCAGAGTTAAAGGCAACAATTGACATGGGATTAGCTCATCGTGACAGTATACTCAAAACTATTGCATCAGAGTTTGAGCATTGGAACCATCTG GCAAAAAAGGAAAAATCAATTTACCACACTCTAAACATGTTGAGCGTTGATGTGACGAAGAAATGCTTAGTTGGTGAGGGCTGGAGTCCAGTTTTCGCAGCTAATCAG ATTCAGGATGCACTTCAGCGTGCTACTCTCGAGAGCAAATCCCAAGTTGGCTCGATTTTTCAGGTTCTTAACACAAAAGAGTCTCCTCCAACATATTTCCAAACAAACAAATTTACCTCAGCCTTCCAGGAAATTGTTGACGCATATGG GGTAGCTAAGTATCAAGAAGCGAATCCTGGTGTATACACTATTATCACTTTTCCTTTCTTATTTGCTGTCATGTTTGGAGATTGGGGTCATGGAATTTGCATATTACTTGCAACACTCTATCTGATAATCCGAGAGAAGAAATTTGCTTCACAG AAACTTGGAGACATAATGGAGATGATGTTTGGAGGCCGCTACATAATTATGATGATGTCAATTTTCTCAATCTACACAGGATTAATATACAATGAGTTTTTCTCCGTTCCATTTGAACTTTTTGCTAAATCAGCCTATGCATGCCGCGATTCTTCTTGTAG TGATTCTACTACTGAAGGGTTAATCAAGGTAAGGGATACTTACCCGTTCGGCGTGGACCCTGTGTGGCATGGTAGTCGAAGTGAGCTGCCATTTCTCAACTCACTGAAGATGAAAATGTCAATTCTTCTTGGAGTGTCACAAATGAACCTTGGAATTTTTATGAGTTACTTTAATGCGAAATTCTTCAGGAACAGTGTTAATATCTG GTACCAGTTTGTTCCCCAGCTGATCTTCTTGAACAGCTTGTTTGGCTACCTATCCATGCTTATCATCATTAAGTGGTGCACAGGGTCAAAAGCAGATCTGTACCATGTTATGATATATATGTTCCTTAGCCCCACAGATGACATGGGAGAGAACCAGTTATTTCCTGGCCAGAAAACTTTACAG CAAGTTTTGCTTCTACTTGCTCTGGTATCTGTTCCCTGGATGCTGATTCCAAAGCCATTTTTCTTGAAATGGGAACATGAGCGA AGGCATCAAGGACATCAGTACGCCATGCTTGAGGGTGCAGATGAATCAGTTGTAGCAGAGTTGGGGGAGCATAATGAAGAATCGAACCACCATGAGGAGTTTGAGTTCAGTGAAATATTTGTTCACCAGCTGATCCATACAATTGAGTTTGTTCTTGGTGCAGTCTCAAATACTGCTTCATATCTTCGTCTCTGGGCTCTCAG TCTTGCACACTCGGAGTTGTCCACTGTGTTCTATGATAAAGTTCTCCTTCTGACGTTGGG GTACAACAATATTTTTATCCTCGCTATTGGTGTCGTTGTCTTCATCTGTGCCACTGTCGGTGTGTTGCTTGTTATGGAGACCCTAAGCGCATTCCTTCACGCCCTGAGGCTCCATTGGGTGGAGTTCCAGAACAAGTTCTATGAGGGTGATGGTTACAAGTTCGCACCATTCTCGTTTGCTCTAATCAGTGAGGATGAAGAGTGA